A genomic window from Anthocerotibacter panamensis C109 includes:
- a CDS encoding U32 family peptidase, producing MFSATPSETLPLMRPELLAPAGDWDCVKAAVENGADAVYFGLERFNARMRAQNFTEAQLPEVMAFLHRRGVKGYVTFNTLVFANELAAAEQYLRTIIAAGVDAVIVQDLGICRLIRQLSADFPIHASTQMTITSAQGVAFARELGCNLVVLARECSLQEITKIQQQLAKQAIDLPLEVFVHGALCVAYSGQCLTSEALGGRSANRGECAQACRMPYELFSDGEKVPLDDKKYLLSPQDLAGLEILPELVRAGVTSLKIEGRLKSPQYVANVTRVYRQALDRAMDCLSHPQVSDQERYDLEMGFSRGLTTGWFQGINHQELVHARFGKKRGVYLGEVTRIRAEHVTIALQAPLKPGDGIVFDAGHPEAPEEGGHVYTVEVSGTDAILSFGRGSVDFRRVKVGDKAWKTSDPELDRRLRQSFTGDQPQFQRPIHLEVFGSVDEPLTIVARDEGGHVVQVTSAMPLVTAHKQPLDTGRLREQLGRLGGTPFTLIRLDNQLVGSVLLPVSELNRLRRAFVAELENLRTQPQRWQLNPPAPHSGLLPWESESTAQLNVLVRNLPQLEAALKAGIQTLYGEFEDPRAYREAVQRVRRYRAENSAPATLWVAPPRITKPGEDGILRLVRSSDADGYLVRNYDHLAYFKGERCIGDFSLNIANPLSADYFKNHLGLERLTCSYDLNIAQLEALLTTAPPPWFEVTIHQHMPMFHMEHCVFCAFLCEGTDYTNCGRPCEKHEVKLRDRVGVEHVLKADAGCRNTVFSGRAQTGAEYVTPLQNLGLRHFRLEFLDESPTTVTQTIARYQKLLEGKITGTQLWRELRLQNQLGVTRGPMEHA from the coding sequence ATGTTTAGCGCTACTCCTTCTGAAACCCTGCCCTTGATGCGTCCTGAACTGCTCGCCCCCGCAGGCGATTGGGATTGTGTGAAGGCGGCTGTCGAGAATGGCGCGGATGCCGTCTATTTTGGGTTGGAGCGATTTAACGCGCGGATGCGGGCCCAGAACTTCACCGAAGCGCAGTTGCCCGAGGTGATGGCTTTTTTGCATCGGCGCGGGGTCAAGGGCTACGTCACTTTTAATACACTGGTCTTCGCCAACGAACTCGCCGCCGCTGAGCAGTATTTGCGGACGATTATCGCGGCGGGCGTGGATGCAGTCATTGTCCAAGACCTCGGGATCTGCCGCCTGATCCGCCAACTCTCTGCTGACTTCCCCATCCATGCCTCGACCCAAATGACTATCACGAGTGCTCAAGGGGTAGCCTTTGCGCGGGAATTGGGCTGCAATCTCGTCGTTCTGGCGCGGGAATGTTCCCTCCAAGAAATCACCAAGATCCAACAGCAATTAGCAAAACAAGCCATCGACCTCCCCCTTGAAGTCTTCGTCCACGGAGCGCTGTGCGTCGCTTATTCCGGTCAATGCCTGACCAGTGAAGCCCTCGGAGGCCGTTCCGCCAACCGGGGGGAGTGTGCTCAAGCCTGCCGGATGCCCTACGAATTGTTCTCAGATGGGGAAAAAGTTCCGTTGGATGACAAAAAATACTTGCTCAGTCCCCAGGATTTGGCAGGATTGGAAATCCTACCCGAACTCGTCCGCGCCGGGGTCACTTCGCTGAAAATAGAAGGCCGTCTCAAGAGCCCGCAATACGTCGCCAACGTCACACGGGTGTACCGACAGGCGCTCGACCGCGCGATGGACTGTTTATCACACCCCCAAGTTAGTGATCAGGAAAGGTACGACTTGGAGATGGGGTTCTCGCGGGGGCTCACCACGGGCTGGTTTCAAGGCATCAACCATCAAGAACTCGTCCACGCCCGCTTTGGTAAAAAACGGGGTGTCTATTTAGGCGAAGTCACCCGTATCCGAGCAGAACACGTCACCATCGCCCTACAAGCGCCCCTCAAACCGGGAGACGGCATCGTTTTTGATGCGGGTCATCCCGAAGCCCCTGAAGAGGGTGGGCATGTCTATACGGTCGAGGTTTCGGGTACGGACGCTATCCTCAGTTTTGGCCGGGGCAGTGTGGATTTTCGGCGCGTGAAGGTCGGCGACAAAGCCTGGAAGACCAGTGACCCGGAACTGGACCGCCGCCTGCGCCAGAGCTTTACTGGGGACCAGCCGCAGTTTCAGCGGCCTATCCATCTGGAGGTTTTTGGCAGTGTAGATGAACCGTTGACGATTGTTGCCCGTGATGAAGGGGGCCATGTCGTGCAGGTGACTTCGGCTATGCCCCTGGTCACCGCCCACAAGCAGCCCCTCGACACCGGACGGTTGCGCGAACAACTCGGACGGCTGGGCGGTACTCCTTTCACCCTCATCCGCCTGGATAACCAGCTTGTTGGCTCTGTCCTGCTCCCGGTCAGCGAACTCAATCGCCTGCGCCGCGCCTTTGTCGCTGAACTCGAAAACCTGCGCACCCAGCCCCAGCGCTGGCAGCTCAACCCACCCGCACCCCACTCTGGCCTTTTGCCCTGGGAATCTGAATCGACCGCCCAACTCAATGTTCTGGTGCGCAACCTACCCCAATTAGAAGCCGCCCTCAAAGCCGGAATCCAAACCCTCTATGGGGAATTTGAGGACCCCCGCGCCTACCGCGAGGCGGTCCAGCGGGTACGTCGCTACCGCGCTGAAAACAGTGCTCCTGCTACGCTATGGGTCGCCCCGCCGCGCATCACCAAACCGGGCGAGGACGGGATCTTGCGGCTAGTGCGCTCCAGCGATGCCGATGGCTATCTGGTCCGCAACTATGACCATCTCGCCTATTTCAAGGGCGAGCGCTGCATCGGGGATTTCTCCTTGAATATCGCCAATCCCCTCAGCGCCGACTATTTCAAAAATCATCTGGGGCTAGAGCGCCTCACCTGCTCCTATGACCTCAATATCGCCCAACTCGAAGCCCTCCTCACCACCGCCCCGCCCCCGTGGTTCGAGGTGACCATTCACCAACACATGCCAATGTTTCACATGGAGCACTGTGTCTTCTGCGCATTTCTCTGCGAGGGCACCGACTATACCAACTGTGGTCGTCCTTGCGAGAAGCACGAGGTCAAACTGCGTGACCGGGTAGGAGTAGAGCATGTGCTCAAAGCCGATGCAGGCTGCCGCAATACCGTCTTCAGTGGTCGGGCGCAGACCGGTGCAGAATATGTGACCCCACTCCAAAACCTCGGTCTGCGCCATTTCCGGCTTGAGTTTTTAGACGAATCGCCCACCACAGTCACCCAAACCATCGCCCGCTATCAAAAATTACTGGAAGGTAAAATCACCGGCACCCAACTCTGGCGCGAACTCAGACTCCAAAACCAACTCGGCGTTACCCGTGGCCCGATGGAACACGCTTGA